One stretch of Arachis hypogaea cultivar Tifrunner chromosome 20, arahy.Tifrunner.gnm2.J5K5, whole genome shotgun sequence DNA includes these proteins:
- the LOC112783689 gene encoding protein DOWNSTREAM OF FLC, with the protein MMMGTNKLVVLVLVSLSFAFATEACHVKGRVYCDTCRFGFETKATFYIPGATVAIQCKNKKTMKVEYYTEVKTDNTGTYGIEVDKEFNEHNCESVLVHSPVLGCNKADPGRSKATLVLSHYKNGLLNHVHYANNLGFLKDEALPQCQQLLKYYFSDV; encoded by the exons ATGATGATGGGAACGAATAAgttggtggtgttggtgttggtgtccCTCTCTTTTGCTTTTGCAACAGAAGCTTGCCATGTCAAAGGCAGAGTTTATTGTGATACCTGCCgttttggttttgaaactaaGGCCACCTTCTACATTCCAG GTGCAACGGTGGCAATTCAGTGCAAAAACAAGAAGACAATGAAAGTAGAGTATTACACGGAAGTTAAAACAGACAACACTGGAACATACGGAATTGAGGTTGACAAAGAGTTCAATGAGCACAATTGTGAGAGTGTTCTTGTTCACAGCCCAGTGTTGGGGTGCAACAAAGCAGACCCAGGGCGTAGCAAGGCCACCTTGGTGCTGTCCCACTATAAAAATGGCCTACTCAACCATGTCCACTATGCTAATAACCTTGGTTTCTTGAAGGATGAGGCATTGCCTCAGTGCCAACAACTCCTCAAATACTACTTCTCCGATGTTTGA